From a single Natronorubrum tibetense GA33 genomic region:
- a CDS encoding DUF7344 domain-containing protein — MKTDTSNVKSSNSTASLSTNAVFDILLEEQRRDALSYLSQKVGAVSVDELVEGIAHRNGDLTPERLEAVSTRFHHAHLPKLIDAAVVRYDPAAETIERRDAARILDPYLELASLEDGRRPRSA, encoded by the coding sequence ATGAAGACAGATACCTCGAACGTGAAATCTTCGAACAGCACCGCGTCCCTCTCCACGAACGCCGTCTTCGACATTCTACTCGAAGAACAGCGACGGGACGCGTTATCGTACCTCTCGCAGAAAGTTGGGGCGGTGTCGGTCGACGAACTCGTCGAAGGGATCGCCCACCGCAACGGCGACCTGACACCGGAACGACTCGAGGCAGTCTCGACTCGATTCCACCACGCCCACCTGCCGAAACTGATCGACGCAGCCGTCGTTCGATACGATCCGGCGGCGGAAACGATCGAGCGTCGCGACGCGGCTCGAATCCTCGATCCGTACCTCGAACTGGCCTCGCTCGAGGACGGACGACGGCCCCGGTCGGCCTAA
- a CDS encoding DUF1405 domain-containing protein produces the protein MSATTRLPDRDPLPTYLAPVPKRLEDLGLRFAWLVVAINLAGTAFGFWYYSGQFAETPAVMWPWVPDSPMATLFIALAIAAWKLGYEQPWLTSLAFFGNIILGLWTPYTLLAFSDAYGYLHPLMFQFLFWSHLAMVVQAFVLHRITDFPVWAVAVALVWYASNLVVDYFIPIVGDPHHTSIPVDRDEPMYLGADALGVVAAGEVTFTLLALFLALATCVKKVQSSRTT, from the coding sequence ATGTCCGCGACGACCCGGCTGCCCGACCGTGACCCGTTGCCGACGTATCTCGCACCCGTTCCGAAGCGACTCGAGGATCTCGGACTCCGGTTCGCGTGGCTCGTCGTGGCGATCAACCTCGCAGGGACGGCCTTCGGCTTCTGGTACTATTCGGGGCAGTTCGCCGAGACGCCGGCGGTGATGTGGCCGTGGGTGCCCGACAGCCCGATGGCGACGCTGTTCATCGCGCTCGCGATCGCCGCGTGGAAACTCGGCTACGAACAGCCGTGGCTGACGTCGCTAGCCTTTTTCGGAAACATCATTCTCGGGCTCTGGACGCCGTACACGCTGCTGGCCTTTTCCGACGCCTACGGCTACCTGCATCCGCTGATGTTCCAGTTCCTCTTCTGGAGCCACCTCGCGATGGTCGTCCAGGCGTTCGTCCTCCACCGGATCACCGACTTCCCCGTCTGGGCGGTCGCCGTCGCGCTCGTCTGGTACGCGAGCAACCTGGTCGTCGACTACTTTATTCCGATCGTCGGCGATCCACACCACACCTCGATCCCCGTCGATCGAGACGAACCGATGTATCTCGGTGCCGATGCACTCGGCGTCGTCGCCGCCGGCGAAGTGACGTTTACGCTGCTCGCGCTCTTTCTCGCGCTCGCGACCTGCGTCAAAAAGGTCCAATCGTCGCGTACGACCTGA
- a CDS encoding acetoacetate decarboxylase family protein: MNCGTDDGPRVTLSTGHEIALPLDLEFALGGVTVPARRDRLEALLPADLSSLAIAPGIGCVTLVGIQYHRVGGGGNDGEGANDGETGLEPYDEFAVIVPAVRGSRTTLPFAQLIDGEVGGYVHWLPVTTDASVALGREIWGYPKERAEITVTDGPRGLRAVVGDGETGMSAVRLEVPRPRTRVATRDRDWTMWSYTTLDGDLLRSRARIRGEIAVDSPVGTSLEIGSELRATLGCWNRPLARLYGSRARARLHAGDSVDAL, from the coding sequence ATGAACTGCGGGACCGACGATGGACCTCGAGTGACCCTCTCGACCGGCCACGAAATCGCCCTGCCGCTCGACCTCGAGTTCGCGCTCGGCGGCGTCACGGTCCCGGCTCGACGGGATCGACTCGAGGCGCTGTTGCCGGCCGATCTCTCGTCGCTGGCGATTGCACCGGGTATCGGCTGCGTGACGCTCGTCGGGATTCAGTACCACCGCGTCGGCGGCGGCGGAAACGACGGCGAGGGAGCGAACGACGGCGAGACGGGTCTCGAGCCCTACGACGAGTTCGCGGTTATCGTCCCAGCCGTTCGCGGGAGTCGGACAACGCTCCCGTTCGCCCAGTTGATTGACGGCGAGGTCGGCGGCTACGTCCACTGGCTGCCGGTGACGACCGACGCGTCGGTCGCGCTTGGGCGCGAGATCTGGGGCTACCCGAAGGAACGAGCCGAGATCACGGTGACGGATGGGCCACGGGGGCTGCGCGCTGTCGTCGGTGATGGCGAAACCGGGATGTCGGCCGTCCGTCTCGAGGTCCCGCGTCCGCGAACGCGAGTCGCCACCCGCGATCGCGACTGGACGATGTGGAGTTACACGACACTGGACGGCGACCTGTTGCGGTCGCGGGCCCGGATTCGAGGGGAGATCGCCGTCGACTCGCCGGTGGGAACGTCGCTCGAGATCGGGTCCGAGCTGCGGGCGACGCTGGGCTGCTGGAATCGACCGCTCGCGCGTCTGTACGGTTCCCGTGCTCGAGCGCGGCTCCACGCGGGCGATTCGGTCGATGCGCTGTGA
- the pdxS gene encoding pyridoxal 5'-phosphate synthase lyase subunit PdxS → MTETETDLEELRRGTDLVKRGFARMQKGGVIMDVVNKEQARIAEDAGAVAVMSLEAVPADIRKRGGVARMADPADVEEIVDEVSIPVMGKSRIGHTKEAQILEAVGVDMIDESEVLTPADDAYHIDKRDFTAPFVCGARNLGEALRRIDEGAAMIRTKGEAGTGDVNQAVHHQRTIKGAIRKLEGMKHEEREAYAREIEAPAELVHETAEMGRLPVVNFAAGGIATPADAALMMHHECDGIFVGSGIFGAENPVEMGEAIVEATNNWDDPERLAEISKNLGKGMKGDANADLDEEEKLQGRGV, encoded by the coding sequence ATGACCGAAACGGAGACCGATCTCGAGGAGCTACGACGCGGGACCGACCTCGTCAAGCGCGGATTCGCCCGAATGCAAAAAGGCGGCGTCATCATGGACGTCGTCAATAAAGAGCAGGCTCGTATCGCCGAGGATGCCGGTGCCGTCGCCGTCATGTCCCTCGAGGCCGTCCCCGCGGATATCCGCAAGCGCGGCGGCGTCGCCCGGATGGCCGATCCCGCGGACGTCGAAGAGATCGTCGACGAAGTCTCGATTCCGGTGATGGGGAAGTCCCGTATCGGCCACACGAAGGAGGCTCAGATTCTCGAGGCCGTCGGCGTCGACATGATCGACGAGTCCGAAGTGCTCACTCCCGCCGACGACGCCTACCACATCGACAAGCGTGACTTCACCGCCCCGTTCGTCTGCGGCGCTCGGAATCTCGGCGAGGCGCTCCGCCGCATCGACGAGGGCGCGGCGATGATCCGAACCAAGGGAGAGGCCGGCACTGGCGACGTCAATCAGGCCGTCCACCACCAGCGAACGATCAAGGGCGCGATTCGCAAACTCGAGGGCATGAAACACGAGGAGCGCGAGGCCTACGCTCGCGAGATCGAAGCCCCTGCGGAACTGGTCCACGAAACCGCCGAGATGGGCCGCCTTCCGGTCGTCAACTTCGCGGCGGGCGGCATCGCGACGCCGGCCGATGCCGCGCTCATGATGCACCACGAGTGCGACGGCATCTTCGTCGGCAGCGGGATCTTCGGCGCGGAGAACCCCGTCGAGATGGGCGAGGCAATCGTCGAGGCGACGAACAACTGGGACGACCCCGAACGCCTCGCCGAGATCTCGAAGAACCTCGGCAAGGGGATGAAAGGCGACGCGAACGCCGATCTCGACGAAGAAGAGAAACTCCAGGGTCGGGGCGTCTGA
- a CDS encoding kinetochore Spc7 family protein, translating to MSQAPSLTTFEQLSETLKTGTARLLEETTSDESDETLSATAAELWDVVEEVEDLFGTIDLEKLPDVVEVSALPDLFELDELPEAIREKDPDIALDLSTIRHVIHLRELWNTVDLVDFQKELRQLKAELEDVVAPDALDSSGDSEAAADVGSFVDDVKADASDAALQQQAKKAAKTARRGVLEGHSKFEDLYESKQRGSGYTGRRPVSNNPTTVSLVPAGPLPASVSTRVSTVPSNVRGAKVDALPRIYGRRWKTARGSKR from the coding sequence ATGAGTCAGGCACCGTCTTTGACCACGTTCGAGCAGCTGTCCGAGACCCTCAAAACGGGAACCGCCCGGTTACTCGAGGAAACCACCAGCGACGAGTCGGACGAGACGTTGTCGGCGACGGCAGCAGAACTCTGGGACGTCGTCGAGGAAGTCGAGGACCTCTTCGGGACGATCGATCTCGAGAAGTTGCCGGACGTCGTCGAGGTGTCGGCGTTGCCGGACCTCTTCGAGCTAGACGAACTCCCGGAGGCGATTCGTGAGAAGGATCCGGATATAGCGCTGGATCTCAGCACGATCCGGCACGTTATCCACCTCCGAGAGCTTTGGAACACCGTCGACCTCGTCGATTTTCAAAAAGAGCTGCGACAGCTCAAAGCCGAACTTGAGGACGTCGTCGCCCCCGACGCACTCGACTCCTCCGGCGACTCCGAGGCGGCTGCCGACGTCGGGTCGTTCGTCGACGACGTGAAAGCCGACGCGTCGGATGCAGCGCTCCAGCAGCAGGCGAAGAAGGCGGCGAAAACCGCCCGAAGAGGTGTTCTCGAGGGCCACTCGAAATTCGAAGACCTGTACGAGTCGAAACAGCGCGGTTCCGGCTACACCGGCCGACGGCCGGTCTCGAACAATCCGACGACGGTGTCGTTGGTTCCCGCCGGTCCGCTGCCGGCCAGCGTCTCCACGCGCGTGTCGACCGTCCCGAGCAACGTTCGCGGGGCGAAGGTCGATGCACTCCCGCGGATCTACGGCCGGCGCTGGAAGACGGCCCGCGGCTCGAAGCGGTGA
- a CDS encoding homoserine kinase, producing the protein MLTVRAPATSANLGSGFDVFGVALGTPADVVRVERAPETRISITGAGSQYIPEDPKQNTVGAVADALDAPAHIKIDKGVRPSSGLGSSAASAAAAAVALNALYDRGLSREELVPIAAEGEALVSGEAHADNVAPSLLGGFTVVTDDDVTQVDAQIPVVACLPEQSVSTRDARGVVPDSATLEDVVDTVGNASTLTVGMTRNDPELVGRGMNDAIVTPRRTALIDGYDDVREAALEAGATGVTVSGAGPGILAVCHQQDQREIAGAMVDAFEDIGIDCRAYQTHVGEGARLYRD; encoded by the coding sequence ATGCTCACCGTGCGGGCACCGGCGACGAGTGCGAACCTCGGGAGTGGCTTCGACGTCTTCGGTGTCGCCCTCGGGACGCCCGCCGACGTGGTTCGGGTCGAACGCGCGCCGGAAACGCGAATCTCGATCACCGGCGCCGGCAGCCAGTACATCCCGGAGGATCCGAAACAGAACACCGTCGGCGCCGTTGCCGACGCGCTCGACGCACCGGCCCACATCAAGATCGACAAGGGAGTCAGGCCCTCATCAGGGCTCGGCTCGTCGGCCGCGAGCGCGGCCGCGGCGGCCGTCGCGCTCAACGCGCTCTACGACCGCGGCCTCTCGCGAGAAGAACTCGTCCCGATCGCCGCCGAAGGAGAGGCGCTCGTCTCCGGTGAAGCCCACGCCGATAACGTCGCTCCCTCGCTGCTGGGCGGCTTTACCGTCGTCACCGACGACGATGTCACCCAGGTCGACGCGCAGATTCCCGTCGTGGCCTGCCTCCCCGAACAGTCGGTATCGACTCGCGACGCGCGCGGCGTCGTCCCCGACTCCGCCACACTCGAGGACGTCGTCGACACCGTCGGCAACGCATCCACGCTCACCGTCGGCATGACCCGGAACGACCCCGAACTCGTCGGCCGCGGAATGAACGACGCCATCGTCACGCCCCGGCGCACCGCGCTGATCGACGGCTACGACGACGTCCGCGAGGCGGCCCTCGAGGCGGGCGCGACCGGCGTCACGGTCAGCGGGGCCGGCCCGGGAATCCTCGCGGTCTGTCACCAGCAGGATCAACGGGAGATCGCCGGTGCGATGGTCGATGCGTTCGAAGACATCGGGATCGATTGCCGCGCCTACCAGACCCACGTCGGCGAGGGTGCGCGGCTGTACCGGGACTGA
- a CDS encoding methyl-accepting chemotaxis protein, translating to MDVFRRLVPSAIRRRYAVKFGIVLLILGLGVGLVGFGATAGITDQVEDRVQDDHTSFASQEAQNLQMWNEQNEHTIGVIAWSDVVASDEPDAIEERFLDWEEHLDADTHAISYVDTDEETVLASTNLDTGGEEPTTVDEIDGVPAEAYEEAAETEGVPWVSEAYTVDRELGDEQVTVMTYVLSVPNEDDRAIVYTAELEAHANRLADDDGITTMVVDGDNNVMADNKGYGEDHETLGLAYGDQNADTIVEPARTEGAGTHQVPGSALSFDTTAYDFSDDEDYVVSSARVLGTDWVVVTHEPESQAYGFVNTVNDWGIYATLAGVLMIGLIGAVLGRNTAVSIDRLTDKASKMEEGDLDVDLETKRVDNIGRLYNGFDSMRVALREQIEEAEAAREDAERERKRVEEINGHLEEKADEYSDVMEAAADGNLTARMDAESDNEAMAEIADEFNQMLEEIEGTVAELNRFATDVATASEQVTASSEEVRSASQQVTESIQEISDGAERQNESLQSVNQEMSGLSTTTEEIAASSNEVADIAERTVDTGQKGQQAAQEAIAAMNQIETEAGGAVDEIRRLEEEVQQIDELIATISEIARQTNMLALNANIEASRSAAGGQDDEGFSVVAKEVKALSEDVAEAADEAEDRLEAIRERTEQSADEVAGTSENIEDAGEQVEEAVKALEEIADLAQETNIGVQEISAATEEQAASTQEVVAMVDDAATVSEETTSEAENVAAAAEEQTTALTEVTKSASNLSGQAAELSEALDRFDTDADRADLELDFDEDDDPDLPGLETDDEASTERANTATDERSQGQGITLESSQSETGDSAEPTESDSERSTETFQTESTDTAAQSGIGGEPSAGPGSAPNALESEPAETDAEPATAADTEQEPSATDADQTAGGATELGAEEILGIDEETDADHAAGEPASESEPEPAADDGTDPLGDDATEPGEDAPDPLGDSGAEQFGDEIAEPLEPVEETEPETDAGSEATDGESTGDQDEVENTSSQDDADDTVENDDDVFTFGNTDDE from the coding sequence ATGGACGTCTTTCGACGATTGGTACCATCAGCTATCCGCCGTCGATACGCGGTCAAGTTCGGGATCGTGCTATTGATACTCGGTTTGGGGGTTGGGCTGGTCGGATTCGGTGCGACCGCTGGAATCACGGATCAGGTGGAGGATCGTGTACAGGACGATCACACGTCGTTCGCCAGCCAGGAAGCACAGAATCTGCAGATGTGGAACGAACAAAACGAGCATACGATCGGGGTGATCGCTTGGTCCGATGTCGTCGCCAGTGACGAACCGGACGCGATCGAAGAACGGTTCCTCGACTGGGAGGAACACCTCGACGCGGACACACACGCGATAAGTTACGTCGACACCGACGAGGAGACGGTCCTCGCGAGTACGAACCTCGACACCGGAGGCGAAGAGCCGACGACGGTCGACGAGATCGACGGCGTCCCTGCAGAAGCCTACGAGGAAGCCGCCGAAACGGAGGGCGTTCCGTGGGTCTCCGAGGCCTACACCGTCGACCGCGAACTCGGCGATGAGCAAGTTACCGTGATGACCTACGTGCTGTCGGTTCCGAACGAAGACGACAGGGCCATCGTCTACACGGCGGAACTCGAGGCGCACGCGAACCGCCTCGCCGACGACGACGGGATCACAACGATGGTCGTCGACGGTGATAACAACGTCATGGCCGACAACAAGGGCTACGGCGAAGACCACGAGACGCTCGGTCTCGCCTACGGCGACCAGAACGCCGACACCATCGTCGAGCCGGCACGAACCGAAGGCGCCGGAACGCATCAGGTTCCCGGATCCGCGCTGAGCTTCGACACCACTGCCTACGACTTCAGCGACGACGAGGACTACGTCGTCAGTTCGGCACGCGTACTGGGGACCGACTGGGTCGTCGTGACCCACGAACCCGAGAGTCAGGCGTACGGATTCGTCAACACCGTCAACGACTGGGGTATCTACGCGACGCTCGCAGGCGTGCTCATGATCGGCCTGATCGGTGCCGTACTCGGACGGAACACGGCCGTCTCGATCGACCGCCTCACCGACAAAGCGAGCAAGATGGAAGAGGGCGATCTCGACGTCGACTTAGAAACCAAACGCGTCGACAACATCGGCCGACTGTACAACGGGTTCGACTCGATGCGCGTCGCCCTCCGCGAACAGATCGAAGAGGCCGAAGCCGCCCGCGAGGACGCCGAACGCGAACGCAAGCGGGTGGAAGAGATTAACGGTCACTTGGAGGAGAAAGCCGACGAGTACAGCGACGTCATGGAGGCGGCCGCCGACGGTAATCTGACCGCTCGGATGGACGCCGAAAGCGATAACGAGGCGATGGCGGAGATCGCCGACGAGTTCAACCAGATGCTCGAGGAGATCGAGGGGACGGTGGCCGAACTCAACCGGTTCGCAACCGACGTCGCGACCGCCTCCGAGCAGGTGACCGCCTCGAGCGAAGAGGTTCGATCCGCCTCCCAGCAGGTCACCGAATCGATCCAGGAGATCTCAGACGGTGCGGAGCGACAGAACGAGTCGCTCCAGTCGGTCAACCAGGAGATGAGCGGCCTCTCGACGACGACCGAAGAGATCGCCGCCTCTTCGAACGAGGTCGCAGACATCGCGGAACGGACAGTCGACACCGGCCAAAAGGGTCAGCAGGCGGCCCAGGAGGCCATCGCTGCGATGAACCAGATCGAGACGGAAGCGGGCGGTGCCGTCGACGAGATCCGCCGGCTCGAGGAGGAGGTCCAGCAGATCGACGAACTGATCGCGACGATTTCGGAGATCGCGCGCCAGACAAACATGCTGGCACTGAACGCCAACATCGAAGCCTCTCGCTCCGCGGCGGGCGGACAGGACGACGAAGGCTTCTCCGTGGTCGCAAAGGAGGTCAAGGCCCTCTCCGAGGACGTCGCGGAAGCGGCCGACGAGGCGGAAGACCGCCTCGAGGCGATCCGCGAGCGGACCGAACAGTCCGCCGACGAAGTCGCAGGTACCAGCGAGAACATCGAAGACGCCGGCGAACAGGTCGAAGAAGCCGTGAAGGCGCTCGAAGAGATCGCCGACCTCGCACAGGAGACCAACATCGGTGTCCAGGAGATCTCCGCGGCGACCGAAGAGCAGGCCGCCTCGACGCAGGAAGTCGTCGCGATGGTCGACGATGCCGCGACGGTCTCCGAGGAGACCACCTCCGAAGCCGAAAACGTTGCCGCGGCGGCCGAAGAGCAGACCACCGCACTGACCGAAGTGACGAAGTCCGCCTCGAATCTTTCCGGACAGGCCGCAGAGCTCTCCGAGGCGCTCGACCGGTTCGATACCGACGCCGACCGCGCGGATCTCGAACTGGACTTCGACGAGGACGACGATCCGGACCTGCCTGGACTCGAGACCGACGACGAGGCGTCCACAGAGCGGGCTAACACGGCAACGGACGAACGAAGCCAGGGCCAGGGGATCACGCTCGAGTCGAGCCAGTCTGAGACCGGTGACTCCGCTGAACCGACCGAATCGGATTCGGAGCGGTCGACCGAGACGTTCCAGACCGAGTCGACCGACACGGCGGCCCAGTCGGGGATCGGTGGCGAGCCGTCGGCCGGCCCGGGATCGGCCCCCAACGCGCTCGAGTCGGAGCCCGCCGAGACCGACGCCGAACCGGCGACAGCAGCTGACACCGAGCAAGAGCCATCGGCGACCGACGCCGATCAGACGGCGGGTGGCGCGACCGAACTCGGTGCCGAAGAGATTCTCGGGATCGACGAGGAGACCGACGCGGACCACGCGGCCGGCGAACCGGCATCCGAGTCGGAGCCCGAACCAGCCGCTGACGACGGCACCGATCCGCTCGGAGACGACGCTACGGAGCCGGGTGAAGACGCTCCCGATCCGCTCGGAGACAGCGGTGCAGAACAGTTCGGTGACGAAATCGCAGAACCGCTCGAACCGGTCGAGGAGACCGAACCCGAGACCGACGCAGGGTCCGAAGCGACCGACGGCGAGAGCACTGGCGATCAGGACGAGGTCGAAAACACCAGCAGCCAGGACGACGCGGACGACACTGTCGAAAACGACGACGACGTGTTCACGTTCGGGAACACGGACGACGAGTAA
- a CDS encoding ABC transporter substrate-binding protein produces the protein MAGCLDAYETVAGSSDGEEPITIGILTPDPNSDFIGRSIEHGVELAVDQLNDEDGILGREIETVVGDTNGSPVEARRQYDRLVLEEGADVTIGVFATEALQGIIDKIAEQETIHITAGSATSSVSQLVHEQYDDYKYHFRAGPVNDVTLGEVQLDFLDEMGPEIGWDSVAMLAEDYAWNDGVWETFEENLPTDTTDVTMWDRYSPATNDFSDIYDAVVESGADAAYISTAHTGTDAILDWAMDQREFAFGGIHVPMQLPEYYGMVGGACRYGVGYASATATSELTEYTQPFVDDYEAFHDGTTPVYTGYIAYDAVNLFAEAVERADSLDSDVLVDELEATEHTGTTGTIEFYDRDHPHAHDVVYGEDNVHPVFFQWREDGDGEGIQETIWPRDQATADYVDASWL, from the coding sequence GTGGCGGGGTGTCTCGATGCGTACGAAACCGTCGCCGGCTCGAGCGACGGCGAGGAACCGATCACGATCGGGATACTGACGCCGGATCCGAACAGCGACTTCATCGGTCGATCGATCGAACACGGGGTCGAACTCGCCGTCGACCAGCTCAACGACGAGGATGGGATTCTCGGCCGAGAGATCGAGACTGTCGTCGGCGACACGAACGGCAGTCCGGTTGAGGCCCGCCGTCAGTACGATCGCCTCGTCCTCGAAGAAGGTGCAGACGTCACGATCGGTGTGTTCGCGACCGAAGCGCTGCAGGGGATTATCGACAAGATCGCCGAACAGGAGACGATCCACATCACGGCAGGCTCCGCAACGTCGTCCGTGAGCCAACTCGTCCACGAACAGTACGACGACTACAAGTATCACTTCCGTGCCGGACCGGTCAACGACGTCACGCTGGGCGAGGTGCAACTCGACTTTCTGGACGAGATGGGGCCCGAAATCGGGTGGGACTCGGTCGCGATGCTGGCCGAAGACTACGCCTGGAACGACGGCGTGTGGGAGACGTTCGAGGAGAACTTGCCGACCGACACGACCGACGTGACGATGTGGGACCGGTACTCGCCGGCGACCAACGACTTCTCCGACATCTACGACGCCGTCGTGGAGTCGGGTGCGGACGCCGCCTACATTTCGACCGCCCACACCGGAACGGACGCGATACTGGACTGGGCGATGGACCAGCGGGAGTTCGCCTTCGGCGGCATCCACGTTCCCATGCAACTGCCGGAGTACTACGGCATGGTCGGCGGCGCCTGTCGGTACGGGGTCGGGTACGCCAGCGCGACGGCGACGAGCGAACTGACCGAGTACACCCAGCCGTTCGTCGACGACTACGAGGCGTTCCACGACGGGACCACCCCGGTCTACACCGGTTACATCGCCTACGACGCGGTCAACCTGTTCGCCGAGGCGGTCGAGCGGGCCGACTCCCTCGACAGCGACGTCCTCGTCGACGAACTCGAGGCCACCGAACACACCGGGACGACCGGAACGATCGAGTTCTACGATCGGGATCACCCGCACGCTCACGATGTCGTGTACGGCGAAGACAACGTCCACCCGGTCTTCTTCCAGTGGCGAGAGGACGGCGATGGAGAGGGAATTCAGGAGACGATCTGGCCCCGCGATCAGGCAACCGCTGACTACGTCGACGCCAGCTGGTTGTAG
- a CDS encoding ABC transporter substrate-binding protein translates to MNKRGCRGEGDFGSNGRPGSLDRRTLLKVTAGGTAGVSLAGCLSSYESITGASGDEETITIGMLAPEPESNFVGRSMAQAAAVAVDELNENGGIDGKEVELAVGDTNGSPLEARRQYQRLILEEGADVTVGTFASEALVNIMDDIAEQETLHLTTGSATQIASRRVHEEYDRYKYHFRVGPTNDVDLGRAQINFMNDVATDIGWESIAVLAEDYPWADEPWRIYQDQLGDTPVDVVMEERYPPATNDFSEMYDEVVEAGADAVFISTAHTGTDALLDWSYPNRPDPQPQPQPFAFGGIHVPMQLPTYYEDTNGACRYGLGYSAATEESEITEVTPQFIDRYYDTFDSYPQDMGYYTYDSVALFAEAVERTGTTETDELISELEEIEYTGATGTVEFYDTDHDHAHDRVYDETDDTTVGIYFQWQENDDGEGVREVIWPESYATSEYVTPPWLADR, encoded by the coding sequence ATGAATAAACGTGGGTGTCGTGGTGAGGGCGACTTCGGTTCGAACGGGCGACCCGGGTCGCTAGACCGACGGACGCTGCTCAAAGTGACTGCCGGCGGGACCGCAGGTGTCTCTCTCGCGGGCTGTCTCAGTTCCTACGAGTCCATTACCGGAGCCAGCGGCGACGAGGAGACGATCACGATCGGGATGCTGGCTCCCGAACCCGAGAGCAACTTCGTCGGCCGGTCGATGGCTCAGGCAGCCGCGGTCGCCGTCGACGAACTCAACGAGAACGGCGGTATCGACGGCAAGGAGGTCGAACTGGCCGTCGGCGATACGAACGGGAGCCCGCTCGAGGCCCGCCGGCAGTACCAGCGGCTCATCCTCGAGGAGGGTGCGGACGTGACGGTTGGAACCTTCGCGAGCGAGGCGCTCGTCAACATCATGGACGACATCGCCGAGCAGGAGACCCTTCATCTCACCACCGGCTCGGCGACTCAGATTGCAAGCCGGCGAGTGCACGAGGAGTACGACCGCTACAAGTATCACTTCAGGGTCGGGCCGACAAACGACGTCGACCTCGGTCGGGCACAGATCAACTTCATGAACGATGTCGCGACCGATATCGGCTGGGAGTCGATCGCGGTGCTCGCGGAGGATTATCCCTGGGCTGACGAACCGTGGCGCATCTATCAGGACCAGCTCGGCGACACCCCCGTCGATGTCGTGATGGAGGAGCGCTATCCGCCGGCGACGAACGATTTCTCGGAGATGTACGACGAGGTCGTCGAGGCGGGCGCCGACGCGGTGTTCATCTCGACCGCACACACGGGTACCGACGCGCTCCTCGACTGGTCGTACCCGAACCGCCCCGATCCCCAACCCCAGCCGCAGCCGTTCGCGTTCGGCGGGATCCACGTCCCGATGCAGTTGCCGACGTACTACGAGGACACGAACGGTGCGTGTCGGTACGGGCTGGGCTACTCGGCCGCGACGGAGGAGAGCGAAATCACCGAGGTGACGCCGCAGTTCATTGATCGCTATTACGACACGTTCGACTCCTACCCACAGGATATGGGCTACTACACGTACGATTCGGTCGCGCTGTTCGCCGAGGCCGTCGAGCGCACCGGGACGACGGAAACCGACGAACTGATCTCGGAACTCGAGGAAATCGAGTACACCGGTGCGACCGGAACCGTTGAGTTCTACGATACGGACCACGATCACGCGCACGACCGAGTGTACGACGAAACGGACGATACGACGGTTGGCATCTACTTCCAGTGGCAGGAAAACGACGACGGCGAGGGCGTCAGAGAGGTCATCTGGCCCGAGTCGTACGCGACGAGCGAGTACGTAACGCCACCGTGGCTCGCAGACCGGTGA